From one Dermacentor variabilis isolate Ectoservices chromosome 3, ASM5094787v1, whole genome shotgun sequence genomic stretch:
- the LOC142576553 gene encoding uncharacterized protein LOC142576553 isoform X3 has protein sequence MGNVSSLKKFTHPVLTLQNEAPALQSISFYRMGALRLLHNTLQGFLPTGMVHST, from the exons ATGGGCAATGTCAGCTCGTTGAAA AAATTTACACACCCGGTTCTGACACTACAGAATGAAGCTCCCGCTTTACAGAGTATTTCTTTTTATCGCATGGGTGCACTTCGCCTCTTGCACAACAC CTTGCAAGGATTCCTGCCTACGGGAATGGTGCACAGCACTTAA